A section of the Pseudovibrio sp. M1P-2-3 genome encodes:
- a CDS encoding class I SAM-dependent methyltransferase: MYLDVAHLKEFYDLPLGRTMRVLIGSRLRNVWPELRGYRVLGLGYAAPFVRPYLKEAERIVLGMPAKQGVVKWPREDNAANSSFLMEPDNMPLPDAFFERIMLVHSLDMSSDPDGLMHEVYRVLAPGGRVLVVVPNRRGAWCRTELSPFGYGRPYSRPQLENFLENHGLTVTSREEALFVPPTTSKLVLKSARSFEQMGNILWPAFAGLVLVEAEKMVYRGIAKRQNKVVRVLRPVFLPDGKPAGVQAKEFAYKISDKA, translated from the coding sequence ATGTATCTTGACGTCGCCCATTTGAAGGAATTCTATGATTTGCCTCTTGGCAGAACTATGCGGGTTCTAATAGGGAGCCGTTTGCGTAATGTCTGGCCTGAATTGCGGGGATACCGTGTTTTAGGGTTGGGGTATGCTGCCCCTTTCGTTCGGCCCTACCTAAAAGAAGCTGAACGTATTGTGTTGGGAATGCCCGCAAAGCAAGGGGTTGTGAAATGGCCCCGTGAGGATAATGCTGCGAACAGTTCGTTCCTTATGGAACCGGACAACATGCCCCTGCCCGATGCTTTTTTTGAAAGAATCATGCTTGTACATTCACTAGATATGTCGAGTGATCCTGATGGCCTAATGCACGAGGTATATAGAGTTCTTGCACCAGGCGGGCGGGTTCTGGTTGTCGTTCCAAATCGGCGTGGCGCTTGGTGTAGAACAGAGTTATCTCCGTTTGGCTATGGTCGACCATACTCCCGTCCGCAATTAGAGAACTTTCTAGAAAATCATGGATTAACAGTGACCTCTCGAGAGGAGGCGCTTTTTGTTCCCCCGACAACTTCAAAATTGGTTTTGAAGTCTGCCCGCTCTTTTGAACAGATGGGTAATATTTTGTGGCCTGCCTTCGCGGGGCTTGTGCTGGTTGAAGCTGAGAAAATGGTTTACCGAGGTATTGCGAAGCGCCAGAACAAGGTTGTACGCGTTTTACGTCCTGTTTTCCTACCCGATGGCAAGCCCGCAGGTGTACAGGCAAAAGAGTTTGCCTATAAAATCTCAGACAAGGCCTAA
- the gloB gene encoding hydroxyacylglutathione hydrolase: MTSVQVRQFTCLQDNFGVLVHHPESGTTVAIDVPDAKAYIAALHATGWSLSHILITHHHWDHIGGLNELVEATGAHVTGPERSRQKIAGMNNAVEDGDDILVGPLKIKAMATPGHTLDHISWWFTEEGIAHTGDTLFALGCGRLFEGDAEMMWSSLSHLVRQLPPETKIYCGHEYTQANAKFALSIDPTNEKLKMRASQINELRAKGEATLPTTIAEELETNPFLRAADPAIQQSLGLEGEELAIVFAEIRKRKDNF, from the coding sequence ATGACGTCAGTACAAGTTCGCCAGTTTACCTGCTTGCAGGATAATTTCGGAGTTCTCGTCCATCACCCCGAAAGTGGAACAACCGTTGCCATAGATGTTCCTGACGCAAAAGCCTATATTGCGGCCCTTCACGCAACAGGTTGGTCTTTAAGCCACATTCTTATTACTCACCACCACTGGGATCATATTGGTGGCCTTAATGAGCTTGTAGAAGCCACCGGGGCTCATGTAACCGGCCCAGAGCGTTCACGTCAGAAAATTGCAGGAATGAACAATGCCGTCGAAGATGGTGATGATATTCTTGTAGGTCCACTGAAGATAAAAGCTATGGCAACGCCTGGTCATACGCTTGATCATATCAGTTGGTGGTTCACCGAAGAAGGCATCGCCCATACCGGTGACACACTGTTTGCTTTGGGTTGTGGCAGACTGTTTGAGGGTGATGCAGAAATGATGTGGAGCTCTCTTTCCCATCTAGTTAGGCAATTACCACCAGAGACAAAAATCTACTGTGGCCATGAATATACGCAGGCTAACGCAAAATTTGCCCTATCTATTGATCCAACAAACGAAAAATTAAAAATGAGGGCTTCTCAAATAAACGAGCTTCGAGCAAAAGGGGAAGCGACCCTCCCAACAACTATAGCGGAAGAGCTGGAGACCAACCCTTTCCTTAGAGCTGCAGATCCAGCCATTCAACAAAGTCTTGGCCTTGAAGGTGAAGAGCTCGCGATAGTTTTTGCCGAGATCAGGAAGCGAAAGGATAATTTCTGA
- a CDS encoding MFS transporter, translating into MSTVEEVKGAAAAPKTGGAFAWLVWVIATTFVVFLFSIQTGYAIVNGSMQASTGVTVAQVGIIAATYTWVFALCQFYGGAILDQLGARKVLPISVALVTAGVFIFANATDFTTLMISQMVLAIGSCTGFVGAGYVGGKWFGMAKFGVMFGLVQVVAAATSSFSQNLIGMALDVMDWRTLFNYVGFFGVFLFVVSLIYIRDPEPVKSEAKSVGSFLSAVTMKLIDVAKNFQVLVASAWGAATFGAMLALGVIWAPKIVMAHGVGEGQAFLATSMLWIGLAVGSAIVPAWSEKKHSRKLPNILGTAVQLAALAALLYVDGLGATACIALMFIFGFANASHMLAFSGAADVVPVEKIGTSAAVVNGTMFIFGGILMGLPGARFGEAAELGLEGVAASQFAMLPITVVLAAALIVSIIMKETHPEAKSNK; encoded by the coding sequence ATGTCCACAGTAGAAGAAGTAAAGGGTGCAGCAGCTGCCCCTAAAACTGGAGGAGCCTTTGCTTGGCTCGTCTGGGTGATCGCTACTACTTTTGTTGTTTTTCTGTTTTCCATTCAGACCGGTTACGCGATCGTTAACGGCTCTATGCAGGCTTCCACCGGCGTAACAGTTGCGCAAGTTGGTATCATCGCTGCGACCTATACTTGGGTCTTTGCTTTGTGCCAGTTCTACGGCGGTGCTATCCTCGATCAGCTTGGCGCTCGTAAGGTTCTGCCAATATCTGTTGCACTTGTTACGGCTGGTGTATTTATCTTTGCAAACGCAACCGACTTTACAACCCTGATGATTTCTCAGATGGTTCTGGCCATCGGTTCTTGCACAGGCTTCGTTGGTGCTGGTTATGTTGGCGGTAAATGGTTCGGCATGGCCAAGTTTGGCGTGATGTTCGGCCTTGTTCAGGTTGTTGCTGCTGCAACATCTTCATTCTCTCAGAATCTGATCGGCATGGCTCTGGATGTCATGGACTGGCGTACACTGTTCAACTACGTTGGCTTCTTTGGTGTATTCCTTTTCGTCGTATCTCTGATTTACATCCGTGATCCTGAGCCAGTTAAATCTGAAGCTAAAAGCGTTGGTTCTTTCCTTAGCGCTGTAACAATGAAGCTGATCGATGTTGCTAAGAACTTCCAAGTTCTCGTAGCTTCCGCTTGGGGCGCTGCAACATTTGGTGCAATGCTGGCGCTTGGTGTTATCTGGGCTCCTAAGATTGTTATGGCTCATGGCGTTGGTGAAGGTCAGGCATTCCTTGCAACTTCCATGCTCTGGATTGGTCTGGCTGTTGGTTCTGCCATCGTTCCAGCTTGGTCTGAAAAGAAACATTCTCGTAAACTGCCAAACATTCTAGGTACAGCTGTACAGTTGGCAGCTCTTGCCGCACTGCTATATGTTGATGGTCTTGGCGCTACAGCGTGTATCGCTCTTATGTTCATCTTCGGCTTCGCGAATGCTTCCCACATGCTTGCATTCTCCGGTGCTGCTGACGTTGTTCCAGTTGAAAAAATTGGTACTTCCGCAGCTGTTGTGAACGGTACAATGTTCATCTTCGGTGGTATTTTGATGGGTCTGCCTGGTGCACGTTTCGGCGAAGCTGCTGAGCTGGGTCTTGAAGGTGTAGCTGCTTCCCAGTTTGCAATGCTGCCTATCACAGTTGTTTTGGCTGCTGCTTTGATTGTTTCTATCATCATGAAAGAAACACACCCAGAAGCAAAATCAAATAAGTGA
- a CDS encoding MFS transporter codes for MRHDDGEAGGEAGFNSLKNKDSYLGGYHAWLNWALGTAFVIVVFVMQSGYAITNKEMAFDLSLTLTQVGLVGSVYTWVFAIAQICSGSMLDQLGTRKCLPLAVIVLSLGAFVFSRANGVEMLIAGQVLMALGASFGFIGAGFIGGQWFAPIHYGFMFALVQFAASIGALLGQRAISSLLGVYGVHWSELIGGIALCGAVVAIGMFFLLRDPPKAEGTREGWKGFHAFIDGILNSVSTVAAIRASWINTLIGGATFGSLFAIGVVWGPRLLQAGGMEVSDTHSVTSLCWMGLALGAPIFSYLSEKVGRTVIVMGGACLLQIVSVVAMLALSDSSVSVASVAFFLFGFGAGGSMLPYAIAAKLVPVSLVGTSAALVNAVQFVTGGLLMAIPGNILSGASNVVAGQAVHNPTLVDYQTALVVIPAFLTAAFILCFFLHEPGSCNQKKQVEKERKAIDRAMSANQHHS; via the coding sequence ATGCGACACGACGATGGCGAAGCTGGTGGCGAAGCCGGATTTAATTCACTCAAAAATAAAGATAGTTATTTAGGCGGTTATCATGCCTGGCTTAACTGGGCGCTGGGTACAGCCTTTGTGATTGTAGTATTTGTCATGCAATCGGGATATGCCATTACGAATAAGGAAATGGCCTTTGATCTGAGCTTAACTTTGACACAAGTAGGTCTTGTCGGCTCAGTTTACACATGGGTTTTTGCCATAGCTCAGATTTGTTCAGGGTCAATGCTTGACCAACTTGGAACTCGCAAGTGTTTGCCTCTAGCCGTCATTGTTCTGTCGCTAGGGGCTTTTGTCTTTAGTAGGGCAAATGGCGTTGAAATGCTCATTGCCGGGCAGGTGCTTATGGCTCTGGGTGCATCCTTTGGCTTTATCGGGGCAGGTTTTATTGGTGGTCAATGGTTCGCGCCAATTCACTATGGCTTTATGTTTGCTCTGGTGCAATTTGCTGCATCCATAGGTGCTTTGCTTGGTCAGCGTGCAATTTCCAGTTTGCTGGGGGTATACGGCGTACATTGGAGTGAATTAATTGGTGGGATCGCTCTGTGCGGAGCTGTCGTCGCGATTGGAATGTTCTTTCTTCTAAGGGATCCACCAAAGGCTGAAGGTACAAGAGAAGGGTGGAAAGGGTTCCACGCTTTTATTGACGGAATTTTAAATTCGGTCAGTACTGTGGCGGCGATCCGAGCCAGCTGGATTAACACGCTTATTGGCGGGGCTACATTTGGGTCACTATTTGCAATTGGAGTGGTTTGGGGCCCACGCTTGCTGCAAGCTGGTGGTATGGAGGTCTCAGATACGCATTCGGTTACTTCATTGTGCTGGATGGGGCTGGCACTTGGTGCACCAATATTTTCTTATCTTTCGGAAAAAGTAGGTCGCACCGTTATTGTAATGGGGGGCGCTTGTCTGCTCCAGATTGTGAGTGTTGTCGCAATGCTTGCACTTTCGGATAGCTCAGTATCGGTTGCAAGTGTTGCATTTTTCCTATTCGGCTTTGGGGCAGGTGGATCTATGTTGCCCTATGCAATAGCTGCAAAGTTGGTTCCCGTCAGTTTGGTCGGAACATCTGCTGCCCTTGTGAATGCAGTACAATTTGTTACGGGTGGCCTTTTGATGGCTATACCTGGAAATATACTGTCGGGTGCAAGTAATGTAGTTGCAGGTCAAGCTGTTCATAATCCTACTTTGGTGGACTACCAGACAGCATTGGTTGTAATTCCCGCGTTCTTGACTGCTGCTTTTATTCTCTGTTTCTTCCTACATGAACCTGGAAGTTGTAACCAGAAAAAGCAGGTGGAGAAAGAGCGAAAAGCAATTGATAGAGCGATGTCTGCGAACCAGCATCACTCTTGA
- the metX gene encoding homoserine O-acetyltransferase MetX, with amino-acid sequence MTDTTGTAPSKKSDPNKTIISTAVEQVSSPSSKLMVFDEKNPLRLDSGKELSPWQIAYETYGELNADKSNAVLVCHALTGDQYVASQNPVTGKPGWWQLMVGPERPVDTNHYFVICANVLGGCLGTTGPASINPRSGEQYATDLPIVTIGDMVRSQAKLVEALGIETLFAVIGGSMGGMQVLQWAVAYPERVFAAIPIATGARHSSQNIAFHEVGRQAVMADPEWCSGQYAKHGKRPSKGLAVARMAAHITYMSDESLQDKFGRNLQDRPAFTFGFDADFQIESYLRHQGMTFVDRFDANSYLYVTRAMDYFDLAAAHGGLLANAFKGTKTRFCVMSFTTDWLFPTSESKSIVQALNAAAANVSFVEVDSSRGHDAFLLNEPEMFKTIYGFLTGSAKARGIPAPASHNPSAG; translated from the coding sequence ATGACCGACACCACGGGGACAGCTCCCTCCAAGAAGAGTGATCCTAACAAAACTATTATAAGTACCGCTGTCGAGCAGGTCTCAAGTCCTTCAAGTAAACTGATGGTATTTGATGAGAAAAATCCACTACGTCTCGATTCTGGTAAGGAACTTTCCCCTTGGCAAATCGCCTATGAGACCTACGGAGAACTCAATGCAGATAAGTCCAATGCTGTACTGGTCTGCCATGCTTTGACAGGGGATCAATATGTCGCCTCCCAAAATCCAGTAACTGGAAAACCTGGCTGGTGGCAATTAATGGTCGGTCCAGAAAGACCCGTCGACACAAATCATTATTTCGTTATCTGCGCGAATGTTCTTGGTGGCTGTTTGGGAACTACCGGCCCAGCATCCATTAATCCTCGATCTGGGGAACAATATGCGACTGACTTACCAATCGTCACCATTGGAGACATGGTGCGTTCACAAGCCAAGCTCGTTGAAGCACTCGGAATTGAAACACTCTTTGCTGTTATTGGTGGCTCTATGGGCGGAATGCAGGTGCTTCAATGGGCAGTAGCCTACCCTGAACGTGTTTTCGCTGCAATACCGATTGCAACTGGAGCACGTCACTCGTCTCAAAATATTGCATTCCATGAGGTTGGCAGACAAGCGGTGATGGCTGACCCTGAATGGTGCAGTGGTCAATATGCAAAGCATGGCAAGAGACCTTCTAAAGGACTTGCTGTAGCCCGGATGGCGGCTCACATCACTTATATGTCCGATGAATCTCTTCAAGACAAATTTGGACGGAATTTGCAGGACAGGCCTGCCTTCACTTTTGGGTTCGATGCAGATTTCCAAATCGAAAGCTACTTACGCCACCAAGGAATGACCTTCGTAGACCGCTTTGACGCCAATTCATATCTGTATGTAACAAGAGCCATGGATTATTTTGATTTAGCAGCCGCGCATGGGGGACTTTTGGCAAACGCTTTTAAAGGTACCAAAACACGCTTTTGCGTAATGTCATTTACAACAGACTGGCTCTTTCCAACTTCAGAGAGCAAATCTATTGTGCAGGCACTCAATGCTGCTGCAGCAAATGTCTCCTTCGTCGAAGTCGACAGTAGCCGAGGGCATGATGCTTTCCTTCTAAATGAACCGGAAATGTTCAAGACGATTTACGGGTTCCTGACTGGATCTGCCAAGGCCAGAGGAATTCCGGCCCCTGCCTCACATAATCCCTCAGCCGGCTAA
- the metW gene encoding methionine biosynthesis protein MetW: protein MKNVRGDHKILCDFVAPNTRIIDIGCGKGELLELLVKTRAVDGRGIELSQSGVNECVSRGLSAVQGDADTDLAAYPDKSFDYAILSQTLQATKNPKHILSELLRIGEKAVVSFPNFGHWNNRLQLLMKGKMPVTDYLPYSWYDTPNIHFCTIRDFMDIAEEVGAKVLQAQALNARGKQIGFKAPWWFWNLVGHQAVFLLEKK from the coding sequence ATGAAAAATGTACGTGGTGATCATAAGATCCTTTGTGATTTTGTTGCACCGAATACCCGAATTATCGACATTGGTTGTGGCAAGGGAGAGCTTTTAGAGCTTCTGGTCAAGACGAGGGCAGTAGACGGTCGCGGGATTGAATTATCGCAGTCTGGCGTGAATGAATGCGTTTCTCGCGGTCTATCCGCCGTGCAGGGAGATGCAGATACAGATCTTGCGGCATATCCCGATAAATCTTTCGACTACGCAATCTTGAGCCAAACACTACAGGCGACCAAAAACCCGAAACACATCCTTTCAGAGCTGCTCAGAATTGGAGAAAAGGCTGTTGTGTCATTCCCGAATTTCGGCCATTGGAACAATCGCCTACAGCTGCTCATGAAGGGAAAGATGCCAGTTACTGACTATCTTCCATACTCATGGTATGACACTCCCAATATTCACTTTTGTACAATTCGAGACTTTATGGATATTGCTGAGGAGGTGGGCGCAAAAGTCCTCCAAGCGCAGGCACTAAATGCTCGTGGCAAACAGATTGGCTTTAAAGCACCATGGTGGTTCTGGAATCTGGTCGGCCATCAAGCTGTCTTTCTCCTAGAGAAGAAATAG
- a CDS encoding cupin domain-containing protein, with amino-acid sequence MTPARIIQELNMQPHPEGGYFAETFRDAEGPEDRGYSTLIYYLLEKGQKSHWHRVDAVESWHYYAGTPLELSITDGEAPVSTVILGSNLLTGQRPQVIVPRNHWQSAQPMGAWTLVGCSVAPGFLFSGFEMAANDWTPPQ; translated from the coding sequence CTGACGCCAGCTCGCATCATTCAAGAGTTGAATATGCAGCCCCACCCTGAGGGGGGCTACTTTGCTGAAACTTTTCGAGATGCAGAAGGACCAGAGGATCGAGGATACTCGACCCTTATCTACTACCTGTTAGAAAAGGGGCAAAAATCTCACTGGCACCGCGTAGATGCAGTGGAGTCTTGGCATTATTACGCCGGCACTCCACTTGAGCTATCAATCACAGATGGTGAGGCTCCGGTAAGTACAGTCATACTAGGTTCCAATTTGTTAACGGGACAACGACCTCAAGTAATTGTGCCACGCAACCACTGGCAATCCGCCCAACCCATGGGAGCATGGACCCTCGTCGGGTGTAGTGTAGCACCTGGCTTTTTGTTTTCCGGATTTGAAATGGCGGCCAATGACTGGACACCTCCCCAATAA
- a CDS encoding argininosuccinate synthase: MAQGDIKKVVLAYSGGLDTSIILKWLQTEFGCEVVTFTADLGQGEELEPARRKAELLGIREIYIDDLREEFIRDFVFPMFRANAVYEGVYLLGTSIARPLISKRLIEIAEKTGADAVAHGATGKGNDQVRFELACYALNPDIKVIAPWRDWTFKSRTDLLNFAEQHQIPVPKDKRGEAPFSVDANMLHSSSEGKVLEDPNEEAPHYVFQRTVDPVDAPDEVTEIEIGFEKGDASSINGLHMSPATLFAKLNDYGRDNGIGRLDLVENRFVGMKSRGIYETPGGTILLQAHRAMESITLDRDAAHLKDELMPRYAKLIYNGFWFSPEREMLQAMIDQSQEFVTGSVKLKLYKGNVIVVGRSSPYSLYSEELVTFEDDQGAYDQKDAAGFIKLNALRLRTLAKRNKIKAS, translated from the coding sequence ATGGCCCAAGGCGACATCAAAAAGGTTGTGCTTGCCTATTCTGGCGGGCTCGACACCTCGATTATTCTGAAGTGGTTGCAGACTGAATTTGGCTGCGAAGTTGTAACATTTACCGCTGACCTCGGTCAGGGAGAAGAGCTGGAGCCAGCTCGACGAAAAGCCGAGCTTCTGGGTATCCGAGAAATCTATATTGATGATCTGCGCGAAGAGTTCATACGGGATTTTGTATTCCCAATGTTCCGGGCCAATGCAGTTTATGAGGGTGTGTACCTGCTGGGTACATCCATCGCACGGCCTCTTATTTCCAAGCGTCTTATTGAGATCGCGGAGAAAACAGGCGCGGATGCAGTTGCGCACGGCGCAACCGGAAAAGGCAACGATCAGGTTCGTTTCGAGCTGGCTTGCTATGCGCTCAACCCAGATATCAAAGTGATCGCCCCGTGGCGTGACTGGACCTTCAAGTCCAGAACAGACCTCCTCAACTTTGCCGAACAGCATCAGATTCCGGTGCCAAAAGACAAACGCGGTGAAGCTCCGTTTTCCGTTGACGCTAATATGCTTCACTCTTCTTCCGAAGGTAAAGTCTTGGAAGACCCTAATGAGGAAGCGCCGCACTATGTCTTCCAGCGTACAGTCGACCCTGTCGATGCGCCGGATGAAGTGACCGAGATTGAAATTGGTTTTGAAAAAGGCGACGCGAGCTCGATTAACGGCCTCCACATGTCTCCAGCCACCTTATTCGCCAAGTTGAATGATTATGGCCGCGATAATGGCATTGGTCGTCTGGATTTGGTTGAGAACCGTTTCGTGGGCATGAAGTCCCGTGGGATCTATGAGACACCCGGCGGAACAATTCTCCTGCAAGCGCATCGCGCAATGGAATCCATTACTCTGGACAGAGACGCAGCACACCTCAAAGACGAGTTGATGCCTCGGTATGCGAAACTCATCTACAATGGCTTCTGGTTCTCACCGGAACGGGAAATGCTGCAAGCCATGATCGACCAGTCGCAGGAATTTGTAACAGGTTCCGTAAAGCTCAAGCTTTACAAAGGAAACGTCATTGTTGTGGGTCGATCTTCACCTTATTCCCTCTACTCAGAAGAACTTGTCACTTTTGAAGACGATCAGGGAGCCTATGACCAGAAAGATGCTGCTGGTTTCATTAAGTTGAACGCCCTTCGTTTGCGTACACTGGCAAAGCGAAACAAGATCAAGGCCAGCTAG